The Janthinobacterium tructae genome contains the following window.
TGGCGGATCTGCTGCTGATAGTCGAGCATATCGTCGAGCATCTGGTGACTTTGCGCGCGAAAGGCGTCCCAGTCCTGTGGATCGAGGGAATCGGGGTCGGGTGGCAGCATGTTGGCGTCGGATGGGGAGATGCACCGATTATCGCACCAGCGCAGCGGCGCAGGGCGTCAATTTACACTTGCGAACCCAGGCGATGCAGGGCCGCCTGGAAGGCCGGTGCCAGCGCCGTGCGCAAAAGGCCCTGCGCATCGGTGATCTGCATGCGCGCCAGCCAGGCCGCGAATTCCGGCGCCGGACGCAGGCCCAGCACGCGCCGCGCATACAGGGCATCGTGGAACGAAGTGCTCTGATAGCCCAGCATGATGTCGTCCGCGCCCGGCACGCCCATGATGAAATTGCAGCCGGCCACGCCCAGCATGGTCAGCAAGGCGTCCATGTCGTCCTGGTCCGCCTCCGCATGGTTGGTGTAACACACGTCGCAGCCCATGGGCAGTCCCAACAACTTGGCGCAGAAATGGTCTTCCAGCCCCGCGCGCATGATCTGCTTGCCGTCATACAGGTACTCGGGGCCGATGAAGCCCACCACCGAATTGACCAGCAACGGCCGATACGCGCGCGCCACCGCATACGCGCGCGCCTCGCACGTTTGCTGGTCCATGCCGTGGTGTGCGCCGGCGGACAGGGCGCTGCCCTGCCCCGTCTCGAAATACATGACGTTGTTGCCCACGGTACCGCGCCCCAGCGACAGGGCCGCCGCCTGTCCCTCGGCCAGCAGGGACAAGTCGATGCCGAAGCTGCGGTTGGCCGCCTGCGTGCCCGCCACCGACTGGAACACCAGGTCGACGGGCGCGCCGCGGCGTATCGCTTCGATGGTATTGGTGATATGCGTCAGCACGCAGGACTGGGTGGGAATCTGATACTGGTCGATGACGGCATCGAGCAGGTGCAGCAGCGAGACCACCTGCGCCACATTGTCGGTAGCGGGATTGATGCCGATCACGGCGTCGCCGCTGCCCAGCAGCAGACCGTCGAGGATCGACGCCGCAATGCCGGTGGCGTTATCCGTCGGGTGATTCGGTTGCAATCGCGTGGACAAACCGCCTTCCAGGCCCAGGGTATTGCGAAAGGCCGTGACGACTTTACATTTCCTGGCCACCAGCACAAGGTCCTGCAGGCGCATCAATTTGGAGACGGCGGCCGCCATCTCGGGCGTGATGCCGGCGGCGACGCGCGCCAGCATGGCCGTATCCGTCGCGTCGTCGAGCAGCCAGTCGCGGAAATCGCCCACGCACAGGTGGGAAATCGGCGCAAACGCGGCGCGCTCGTGGGAGTCAAAAATCAGGCGCGTGACTTCATCGTCTTCATACGGCACCAGCGCCTCATTGAGGAACAGCGCCAGCGGCACCTCGGCCAACGCCAGCTGCGCCGCCACCCGCTCGCGCGCGCTGGCGGCCGCTACGCCCGCCAGCACGTCGCCCGAACGGGGCGGCGTGGCCTTGGCCAGCAGCTCTTTCAGGCTGGCGAACTGGTAAACATGGCTGTCTATCGTATGGCTGAAGCGGGACATGGTTCGGTTCCTCCCATGCCCCATTCTACGCCAGGCTAGAGGCTGCGCAGCGCGCCTTCCAGCTGCGGATGGCGGAAGACAAAACCGTCGGCCAGCAAGCGGCGCGGGGCGACCCTCTGGCCTTCCACCAGCAAGTCGGCCTGCTCGCCCAGCAAGGCGCGCATGACGAAGGCCGGCGTGGGCATGATGCTGGGGCGGTGCAGCACGGTGCCCGCCACTTGGGCGAAGCGGCGCTGCTCGATGGCTTCCGGCGCACAGAAGTTAAACGCGCCGCTCACCGCGCCATGTTCGCTGCGGCGTGCCAGATGGGCGATGCCGCGGATCACGTCACGCACATGCACCCACGAGACCCACTGCTTGCCGCTACCGAGCGGGCCGCCCGCGCCGAAGCGGATCGGCAGCAGCATCTGCGGCAGCGAACCCTGGTGGCCGAAGACGAGGCCAAAGCGCATGCAGCCCACCTGCACACCAAATTTCTCCGCCTGGCGCGCGGCCGCTTCCCATTCCTGGCACAGCTGCGACATGAAGATGGCTTGCGGCGCGTCGTCTTCAGCCAGTTCCGTCGCGTCGCCCTGCGGCTGTACGCCGTAATAGCCGATGGCCGACGCCGACAGCAGCACGCGCGGCTTGTGCTGCGCACGGGCGATCCACGCCACCAGGTCCTGCGTCAGCGCGACACGGCTGCGGCGCAAGGCGGCCTTGCGCGCATCCGTCCAGCGACGCCCGACGATGCGCGCGCCGGCCAGGTTGACCACCATGTCGATGCGCTGCGCATCCGATAATTCATCCAGCGACCGGATGCAGCGCACCTGGCCGTCGAAGGTCCACGCGGCCTGCTTCGGCTGGCGCGTCAGCACCGTCACCGCATGGCCATCAACCAGCAGGGCGCTGACCAGCTGCTGGCCGATGAAACCGGTGGCGCCTGTCACCAGCACGGATTGCGGCGTAGCGGCAAAGCTCAGATGCTCCTCTTGCTCTTGCTTCTCCTGCACCTTGCGCCGGCCAAGTTGCCACACGGCGTACGCGTCGCGCAGGCCGGACAGCCCCACGCCCACGCCGCACAGGGCGAGGAAGACGCTGAGCCAGCCATACGGCTGCCACACGAGGGCTGTCGGCAGGTTCGCCCACTCGCTGCTGTTCAGGGCCAGCAGCGCGATAAAGGCACCCGCGTTAATCGCCAGCACCGTGTGCGTGACCCGCTCCGTGGCGGGCAAGAGGCGGGTCTGGTCTTCGACCACGAAATCCCACAGGGTCAGCACGATTTCCACGCCAAACACGATCACCAGCACCCAGGCCCAGGCGCCATGCCATTCCCAGGCGGCCAGGCCGACGAACAGCAGGCTGTAGATCAGCGCACGCGTCGCGTGGATGGTCAATTCCAGGCGCGCCGAGGCCTTTTGCGGCAGCGCTTCCGTGATTTCATGGTGGTAGATGGTGTCGAAGGCGCCCAGGCAGCCTTGCGCCGCCATCAGTTGCAGGGCCAGCAGATGCGTATTCATGGTGTCTCCTTGTGTAGGGCGGGCGCGGCGCTTTCGCGGAACACGCCGACCTGGGTAAACGTGGTGCCGAACAGGGCGTGGCGGATCTCGATGCGGATGTTGAACTGCTGCGGCGTGTCGTTGCGGTGGCACAGATAGGTCTTGCCAGGCGTGAGCACGCCGGGCAGCGGCAGGCGCCAGCCGAAAAGATCCCAAAAATAGCCGTCGCTGGTGAAATGCAGGTTGCCATCCTCGACGTGCAACAGCAGCTTCATGCCCAGCCCCATGCCCACGTATTCGAGCACTTCGCCTTTTGCGCTTTCGGCCATGTAGGACGTGAAGCGGATCGGCGCGCGGCCATGCAGGCGGTAGATGCGCTGCTTGAAGATGAAGGGGCAGCCAGGACGTGAATACACTTCGATATCCACGGGGAAGTCGTGGTCGTCATACGGGATCAGGGCGCCGTCGATGAAGGGGCGCGTCAGCCAGCCCAGTACCTTGCCCAGGCGCGAACTGGTCAGTTCACTGAGCTCGCCCCGGTAGTACAGGGGCTGGCCCGGCGCGGGATTTTTCTCGAAGCGGCGGCGGATGTCCGGGTGCAGCGTCAGCCACTGCTCGCCCATCACCTTCCTGAACAGCTCTCCTTCGGACGGGCCGTTCATGGTTTTTTACCTGGCTTGCCAGGCTTGCCAGGCCTGTCTTCCGGGCTGAGGAACTTGGCCACCTTGCCGCCCATGGACAGCATGCGCTGCAGGGTGGCCGGCGGCAGGTTTTTATAGTCGCTGTAGGTGCTGCTGAGCATTTCCAGAAAGGCCAGCACTTCGCCCATGCGCGCCAGCGTTTCCGGCGGTATCGCCGCATCCTGCTCGCCCTCGATCGCGCATTCGCGCAGCACCGTCAGGGTGGGATCGATCTCGCGCCGCTTGCGCTCTTCCATGATGACGCGGAAGATTTCCCACACATCCTGCAGGGCGACGAAATGGTCGCGCCGGTCCCCCATCACGTGCGTGATGCGCGCCAGGCCCCAGCTTTGCAATTCCTTCAGGCTGTTGCTGACATTCGAGCGCGCCACGTTCAGGCTGGCCGCGATGTCTTCCGCCGTCAAGGGTTCGTTGGCCAGGAACAGCAGCGCGTGGATCTGCGCCACGGTGCGGTTGACGCCCCAGCGGGTGCCCATCTCCCCCCAGTGGAGGATGTATTTCTGAGTAGTGGGGCTTAATTCCATGATTTCTCTTATTTCTGTCGTTACAGAAATGTAAGGCGAAACAGAAATCCAGTCAAGCGCGATTCGTCAGGTGCGGGCAGGCGGCTGGCCCATGGCGCGCAGGAAGGCTTGCTGCGAGGCGTGCAGCTGGCCATATCCGAGTTCGCGGTAGACCAAGCCATGGCGTGGCGCCAGTTCGGCAATGATGCGCGCCAGCGCCGGGTAGTGGCGGTGGTTCCAGGTGGGGAACAGATGATGCGTCAGGTGCAAATTCAGGCCGCCGAGCCAGTAGCCGAGCCAGCGCAAACGGCGCGGTTGCGGCGTCCAGTCGCAGGCCGTGTAAAAGGTGTGCTGGTACCAGTCGTGCGGCAGGGTGCCGTCCGCGCCCGGCTGGAAAAACTCCACCTCGGCCCAGTGCGTGCCGAGAATCAGCGCCACCAGCGCGCACGAGGCGAGCATCTGGCCCACGAAATACGCGCCCAGCACCACGCCCCAGGCTATGCCATGCTGCTGCAGCACCCACATGGGCAGCGCCAGCACCAGTGCCATGTGGCCCAGCTTCCAGCCCAGGAACGACAGCCAGCCGCGCCAGCCCTGCAGGCGGCTGTGCGCGGCCACGGGTGTCTTGCCGAAGCGGTCCAGCCAGTCGCCATACCAGTTCAGATACGGCAGCGACAGGGCCGCCACCACGGGCCAGTACAGGTATTGATAGCGGTACTGGGGCGACCAGCGTTGGAACGGCGTCTGGCGCAGGAAGGGGTTCGGTTCCGTGTCGAGGTCATAGCCTTCCACGTTCGCATACGTGTGATGGAAATGCACGTGGCGGATGGTCCAGAAATCCGTGTCCACGCCCACGGGCAAGCCCACCAGGCGGATCAGGATGCGGTTCAGGCGTCCCCGGCGGAAGACGGCGCTGTGGGCCGCGTCATGCAGGCAATTCATGGCCAGCGTCATGGCCGCGACCAGGCAGGCGACATAGCTGGCGACAAACGGCCAGGTGCTGTCGGCGTGCAAGGCCAGCGCATACAGCCCCGCCGTCAGCGCGGCCAGGAACACGGTCTTGACATGCAGGCGCGCATCGCCAAAGCGGTGCTTTCCTTCGCTGGCGAGATAGGCGTCGGCGCGCTCGCGCAGTTCGCGGCGGAAGGCGGAATCGCGCGCAGGCTGGAAGCGCAGCGGAGGCAAGGAAGGCACAGGCGTCACGCGCGCGTCCCTGCCGCAGCCGGCCACCACAGGCGGCGCGCGCCGTCGAGGCCATGGACCAGCAGCGCGGCCAAGAACACCATGCCCCATACATCGCGCGCGCCATACCAGCCCAGATACAGGACCGGCATGGCCAGCGCGATGGCGACCCAGGCGATGGCGCCCCAGCGGCGCGCATCGGACAGGCCGCCCAGCGCCAGCGTACCGCCAAAGATCAGCGCGAACAGGATGGCCTGCTGCGCGCCGGCCAGCGCCGCTTCGTGGTTGACGTAATAGATCACCAGGCCAAACAGGATCACGCCGCCGATGCCGATGAACAGCTCGGGCACCTCGAAGGTGCCGCGCGACTGCCAGTGCGGAAAGCGCGCGCGCAGCCATGTGAACAATTTGCCGTTGCTGGCCAACAGGGGGTTGTGCGTGGGTGTCATGCCCTTCACGCCATAGCGCATTTCCACGCCTTCGAGTTCCGGCTGGAAGCTGCCGAACAGCCTGTCCCACAGCAGCAGAGTGCCGCCGAAATTGCGGTTGATATAGCGCTTGTCGGTGCCATGGTGCACGCGGTGGTGCGAGGGCGTGACCATGAAACGATCGAGGATGCCGGACTTGTTCACCAGCGCATTGTGGTTATAGAACTGCACCGTGTAATGCAGCGACGAGACGACGAG
Protein-coding sequences here:
- a CDS encoding GbsR/MarR family transcriptional regulator; protein product: MELSPTTQKYILHWGEMGTRWGVNRTVAQIHALLFLANEPLTAEDIAASLNVARSNVSNSLKELQSWGLARITHVMGDRRDHFVALQDVWEIFRVIMEERKRREIDPTLTVLRECAIEGEQDAAIPPETLARMGEVLAFLEMLSSTYSDYKNLPPATLQRMLSMGGKVAKFLSPEDRPGKPGKPGKKP
- a CDS encoding TIGR01777 family oxidoreductase; protein product: MNTHLLALQLMAAQGCLGAFDTIYHHEITEALPQKASARLELTIHATRALIYSLLFVGLAAWEWHGAWAWVLVIVFGVEIVLTLWDFVVEDQTRLLPATERVTHTVLAINAGAFIALLALNSSEWANLPTALVWQPYGWLSVFLALCGVGVGLSGLRDAYAVWQLGRRKVQEKQEQEEHLSFAATPQSVLVTGATGFIGQQLVSALLVDGHAVTVLTRQPKQAAWTFDGQVRCIRSLDELSDAQRIDMVVNLAGARIVGRRWTDARKAALRRSRVALTQDLVAWIARAQHKPRVLLSASAIGYYGVQPQGDATELAEDDAPQAIFMSQLCQEWEAAARQAEKFGVQVGCMRFGLVFGHQGSLPQMLLPIRFGAGGPLGSGKQWVSWVHVRDVIRGIAHLARRSEHGAVSGAFNFCAPEAIEQRRFAQVAGTVLHRPSIMPTPAFVMRALLGEQADLLVEGQRVAPRRLLADGFVFRHPQLEGALRSL
- a CDS encoding sterol desaturase family protein, which gives rise to MMNPFALSFLVMLAFVLAELLILKWVRKTPVPWKDVIFNLNSGHILMWVFRGVEVAAFALLLRHVNLHIVDQWPVVAQWVFAFFAWDLCFYWMHRLHHKIPLLWAVHVVHHQGEHFNLSLGVRNSWYSSLTNFPFIAILAVLGVPLEIFLVVSSLHYTVQFYNHNALVNKSGILDRFMVTPSHHRVHHGTDKRYINRNFGGTLLLWDRLFGSFQPELEGVEMRYGVKGMTPTHNPLLASNGKLFTWLRARFPHWQSRGTFEVPELFIGIGGVILFGLVIYYVNHEAALAGAQQAILFALIFGGTLALGGLSDARRWGAIAWVAIALAMPVLYLGWYGARDVWGMVFLAALLVHGLDGARRLWWPAAAGTRA
- a CDS encoding fatty acid desaturase family protein; this encodes MTPVPSLPPLRFQPARDSAFRRELRERADAYLASEGKHRFGDARLHVKTVFLAALTAGLYALALHADSTWPFVASYVACLVAAMTLAMNCLHDAAHSAVFRRGRLNRILIRLVGLPVGVDTDFWTIRHVHFHHTYANVEGYDLDTEPNPFLRQTPFQRWSPQYRYQYLYWPVVAALSLPYLNWYGDWLDRFGKTPVAAHSRLQGWRGWLSFLGWKLGHMALVLALPMWVLQQHGIAWGVVLGAYFVGQMLASCALVALILGTHWAEVEFFQPGADGTLPHDWYQHTFYTACDWTPQPRRLRWLGYWLGGLNLHLTHHLFPTWNHRHYPALARIIAELAPRHGLVYRELGYGQLHASQQAFLRAMGQPPART
- a CDS encoding ethanolamine ammonia-lyase subunit EutB, with product MSRFSHTIDSHVYQFASLKELLAKATPPRSGDVLAGVAAASARERVAAQLALAEVPLALFLNEALVPYEDDEVTRLIFDSHERAAFAPISHLCVGDFRDWLLDDATDTAMLARVAAGITPEMAAAVSKLMRLQDLVLVARKCKVVTAFRNTLGLEGGLSTRLQPNHPTDNATGIAASILDGLLLGSGDAVIGINPATDNVAQVVSLLHLLDAVIDQYQIPTQSCVLTHITNTIEAIRRGAPVDLVFQSVAGTQAANRSFGIDLSLLAEGQAAALSLGRGTVGNNVMYFETGQGSALSAGAHHGMDQQTCEARAYAVARAYRPLLVNSVVGFIGPEYLYDGKQIMRAGLEDHFCAKLLGLPMGCDVCYTNHAEADQDDMDALLTMLGVAGCNFIMGVPGADDIMLGYQSTSFHDALYARRVLGLRPAPEFAAWLARMQITDAQGLLRTALAPAFQAALHRLGSQV
- a CDS encoding DUF4166 domain-containing protein produces the protein MNGPSEGELFRKVMGEQWLTLHPDIRRRFEKNPAPGQPLYYRGELSELTSSRLGKVLGWLTRPFIDGALIPYDDHDFPVDIEVYSRPGCPFIFKQRIYRLHGRAPIRFTSYMAESAKGEVLEYVGMGLGMKLLLHVEDGNLHFTSDGYFWDLFGWRLPLPGVLTPGKTYLCHRNDTPQQFNIRIEIRHALFGTTFTQVGVFRESAAPALHKETP